One window from the genome of Campylobacter concisus encodes:
- a CDS encoding glycosyltransferase family 2 protein: MIDINKNPVVSVVMSVYNAEKYLDAAIRSILEQTYNNFEFIIINDGSNDRSLEIIKKYKNEDDRIVLVSRENRGLISSLNEGIAKARGEYIVRMDADDISLPFRIEKQLQVMEHEKDIVVCGSWINIFGENINEKVARYFEHDKQIKANLLVSCCFAHPSVMIRKDAFTNNNILYDERFKNAEDYHLWTQLAKVGKFYNIPEILLKYRFLETSITRLSDKDCSKRYNVLKDIFKEALKAVDLSINEEDMKVHFIISDNARIKNNKIELKRIKNYFDKILKASENKQVVDLTTLKQVLGRRWLYNLICHKDIRAIFYSYFWFGVASVLKGK, encoded by the coding sequence ATGATAGACATTAATAAAAATCCAGTCGTGTCTGTTGTGATGTCTGTGTATAATGCTGAAAAATATTTAGATGCTGCTATACGAAGCATATTGGAACAAACATATAATAATTTTGAATTTATCATTATCAATGATGGCTCAAATGATAGGAGCCTGGAAATAATTAAAAAATATAAGAATGAAGATGATCGCATAGTTTTAGTCAGCAGGGAAAATAGAGGACTAATATCGAGCTTAAATGAGGGGATAGCAAAAGCAAGAGGTGAGTATATAGTAAGAATGGATGCAGATGATATAAGTTTGCCGTTTAGGATAGAAAAACAACTGCAGGTGATGGAGCATGAAAAAGATATAGTTGTTTGCGGAAGTTGGATAAATATTTTTGGGGAAAATATAAATGAAAAAGTTGCTAGATATTTTGAACACGACAAACAAATAAAAGCAAATTTGCTTGTTTCTTGTTGTTTTGCTCATCCATCAGTAATGATTAGAAAAGATGCCTTTACAAATAATAATATTTTGTATGATGAAAGGTTTAAAAATGCAGAAGATTATCATCTTTGGACTCAGCTTGCAAAGGTTGGTAAATTTTATAATATCCCAGAAATACTCTTAAAATATAGATTTTTAGAAACAAGCATTACAAGATTATCAGACAAGGATTGTTCAAAAAGATATAACGTATTAAAAGATATTTTTAAAGAAGCTCTTAAGGCAGTTGATTTAAGTATAAACGAAGAAGATATGAAAGTACATTTTATAATATCCGATAATGCAAGAATAAAAAATAATAAAATCGAATTAAAACGTATAAAGAACTACTTTGATAAAATTTTAAAAGCCAGTGAGAATAAACAAGTAGTAGACTTGACTACTTTAAAACAAGTACTTGGTAGAAGATGGTTGTATAATCTTATTTGCCATAAAGATATTAGAGCTATATTTTATAGCTATTTTTGGTTTGGCGTAGCTAGTGTTCTCAAAGGCAAATAA
- a CDS encoding sulfotransferase domain-containing protein, translated as MHKQIITSTGYGGTGSSAITDLLKEFDSGISMGDAEFWFLQDYDGVSDLEYYLIDGNHRSKVSMAISKFIKYIKTHSAFYNKFFGENFIKYSNEYINSLVDARFRKALSDYEVSNSFLKLWYFKIYPIMQLGIKKILKKDTFEFSPKIRLIDKYYSIPDKNRFYIETKKYTSKLFSLLDTDNKYKFIAIDQLVPSINTNRYFNYVDNLKVIVVDRDPRDLFLLNETHWNGASYICDTTNIYEYINWYKTMREHIKTEKKNDNVVYMMIEELIYEYDKSLERLYNFLGLAEEEHIKKRQYFNPDVSKNWTRLWEKYPKYKKEVEIIREHLNEYCYK; from the coding sequence ATGCATAAACAAATAATTACCTCTACTGGCTATGGTGGTACGGGCAGTAGTGCCATAACTGATCTACTTAAAGAGTTTGATTCTGGAATTTCTATGGGTGATGCTGAATTTTGGTTCTTGCAAGACTATGATGGGGTATCTGATCTAGAGTATTATTTAATAGATGGGAATCATAGATCTAAAGTTAGTATGGCAATCAGCAAATTTATTAAATATATAAAAACCCATAGTGCTTTTTATAATAAATTTTTTGGTGAAAATTTTATTAAATATTCAAATGAATATATTAATTCTTTAGTTGATGCAAGATTTAGGAAAGCATTGAGTGATTATGAAGTAAGTAATAGTTTTTTGAAACTATGGTACTTTAAAATTTATCCGATTATGCAGCTTGGGATAAAAAAAATATTAAAAAAAGATACGTTTGAATTTTCACCAAAGATACGTCTGATTGATAAATATTATTCTATTCCAGATAAAAACAGATTTTATATCGAAACTAAAAAGTATACTAGCAAACTTTTTAGTTTATTGGATACAGATAATAAATATAAATTTATTGCCATAGATCAATTGGTGCCGTCTATTAATACTAATAGATATTTTAACTATGTTGATAATTTAAAAGTAATTGTAGTAGATCGTGATCCAAGGGATCTTTTTTTGTTGAATGAGACGCACTGGAATGGCGCATCTTATATCTGCGACACAACTAATATATATGAATATATAAATTGGTATAAGACAATGAGGGAACATATAAAAACAGAGAAAAAAAATGATAATGTAGTTTATATGATGATAGAAGAACTTATATACGAGTATGATAAGTCATTAGAGCGTTTGTATAATTTTCTAGGTTTAGCAGAAGAAGAACATATAAAAAAAAGACAATATTTTAATCCAGATGTATCTAAAAATTGGACTAGACTTTGGGAAAAATATCCCAAATATAAAAAAGAAGTAGAGATTATTAGGGAGCATTTAAATGAATATTGCTATAAATGA
- a CDS encoding glycosyltransferase: MKKIVFLNSTMQAGGPARVINLWSNHFIDKGYDVEIVSNIDVSLFYDFNKKVKYSILGIDKFQQRSRTRTFFKIFKFIDKRKNEIHIYNKALYIPYLYLLKKIGLIDKSIKLVYFAHGGSSDFITLYDNFKNYMIACTFDNVIALHNDYDSFDSSTVKKTFKRKIIDKIFKDYWQEIASKIVYIPNPVTFYVKNPSNLMQKNVLAVGRLDKVKGFDLLIKSWKLICDDVGGWRLRIIGSGQEEDNLKRICEELDTRNIEFIPQQFDIKQYYIDSSIYVMSSIEEGYGMVVIEAMECGLPIVAFDNVGAKFLVKHGKNGLVCRTGDIATLSTNLKKLIDDFNLRLEFGKMSKEYAKKFHIENISPKWKPILGKNNA; this comes from the coding sequence ATGAAGAAAATAGTTTTTTTAAACTCTACAATGCAAGCTGGTGGACCAGCTAGAGTTATCAATTTATGGAGTAATCATTTTATAGATAAAGGCTACGATGTAGAGATAGTATCTAATATTGATGTATCTCTTTTCTATGATTTTAATAAAAAAGTTAAATATTCCATCTTGGGTATTGATAAATTTCAACAACGGTCGAGAACTAGGACTTTTTTTAAAATATTTAAATTTATAGATAAAAGAAAAAATGAAATACACATTTACAACAAAGCCCTATATATACCATACCTGTATTTACTCAAAAAAATAGGTTTGATAGATAAAAGTATAAAATTGGTTTATTTTGCTCATGGTGGAAGTAGTGATTTTATAACACTGTATGATAATTTTAAAAATTATATGATAGCTTGTACGTTTGATAATGTTATTGCATTACATAATGATTACGATAGTTTTGATAGTTCTACCGTTAAGAAAACATTTAAAAGAAAAATAATTGATAAAATTTTTAAAGATTATTGGCAAGAGATCGCAAGTAAAATAGTGTATATACCAAATCCAGTCACTTTTTATGTTAAAAATCCTAGTAATTTGATGCAAAAAAATGTTTTAGCTGTAGGAAGACTTGACAAAGTGAAAGGATTTGATTTATTGATAAAATCATGGAAATTAATTTGTGATGATGTTGGAGGGTGGAGACTGAGGATTATCGGCAGCGGACAGGAAGAAGATAATCTCAAAAGAATATGTGAAGAGCTTGATACAAGAAATATTGAATTTATACCACAGCAATTCGATATTAAACAATACTATATTGATAGTTCAATTTATGTAATGTCTTCCATAGAAGAAGGCTATGGTATGGTTGTAATAGAGGCCATGGAGTGTGGCTTGCCCATAGTAGCCTTTGATAATGTCGGAGCTAAATTTTTAGTCAAACATGGCAAAAATGGACTAGTGTGTCGCACTGGAGATATTGCTACTTTATCGACAAATTTAAAGAAATTGATAGATGATTTTAATCTTAGACTAGAGTTTGGAAAAATGTCTAAAGAGTATGCAAAGAAATTTCATATAGAAAATATATCACCTAAATGGAAGCCAATTTTAGGAAAGAATAATGCATAA
- a CDS encoding glucosamine inositolphosphorylceramide transferase family protein has translation MFNIIKKIIENLFKTHQWCILIKKSNESVWVRLKQPKDVSRADPFIVYKDGKYYIFFEEFDIKKRHGYLCAGEYCQNCNGIKNIRVILNEKYHLSFPNVFLYKNEYYMIPESSENKTIDLYKFINFPYSIVKIKTLVNDISAADNVLLFKDQKVYLFTSIYAHSRCLHSENLSIYQSNDLLNDDFVEVHNNPVLTDKEFVRNGGRFIEGESGFFRVSQDCKKRYGYKINFMKVNKITDTEYEEEVSKMIYPPKGYIAFHTYNIANDIEIADGKIVLKNLFVLIDNFIDLLKLIFKKIRIGFVNRQI, from the coding sequence ATGTTTAATATTATAAAAAAAATTATCGAGAATCTTTTTAAGACACATCAGTGGTGTATTTTGATAAAAAAGTCAAATGAAAGTGTATGGGTCAGACTAAAACAACCAAAAGATGTAAGTAGAGCAGACCCATTTATCGTATATAAAGATGGTAAGTATTATATATTTTTTGAAGAATTTGATATAAAAAAAAGGCACGGCTACTTATGCGCTGGAGAGTATTGTCAGAATTGTAATGGAATTAAAAACATAAGAGTTATATTGAATGAAAAATACCACTTATCATTTCCAAATGTCTTTTTATATAAAAATGAATATTACATGATTCCAGAAAGTAGTGAAAACAAAACAATAGACTTGTATAAATTTATAAATTTTCCATATAGTATAGTAAAAATAAAAACATTAGTAAATGATATAAGTGCAGCAGACAATGTCCTTTTGTTTAAAGATCAAAAAGTTTATTTATTTACTAGTATTTATGCTCATAGTAGATGTTTACACTCTGAGAATTTATCTATATATCAGTCTAATGACCTTTTAAACGATGATTTCGTAGAGGTTCATAATAACCCAGTGCTTACAGATAAAGAATTTGTTAGAAATGGGGGACGGTTTATAGAAGGTGAGTCTGGCTTCTTTAGAGTTTCCCAAGATTGTAAAAAGAGATATGGGTATAAAATTAATTTTATGAAAGTCAATAAAATAACCGACACAGAATATGAAGAAGAAGTATCTAAAATGATTTATCCACCAAAAGGCTATATAGCTTTTCATACATATAATATTGCTAATGATATAGAGATAGCAGACGGAAAAATAGTTCTAAAAAATCTATTTGTTTTAATAGATAATTTTATTGATTTATTAAAATTAATTTTCAAAAAGATTAGGATAGGATTTGTTAATCGGCAGATTTAA
- a CDS encoding class I SAM-dependent methyltransferase, translating into MFKRNDWNPKILEFFLNANFLERKELWRYIQKFSKNFNGSILDLGCGTKPYIDLFECKRYIGLELIGGGQNNADFFYDGNTFPFEDSSFDGLVSFQAIYQADNIENIMKEINRVLRINGKILISVPFIWFDGEKHSERKFSTYYAEKLFIDYGFEIIKREKTNPNLSSLFLLANVYFNDMIGKITFKFLRRILKLLVTPFLNLIGLLNLKFCQKTTNLYIDSVIYAIKVKNV; encoded by the coding sequence ATGTTTAAAAGAAATGACTGGAATCCAAAAATATTAGAGTTCTTTTTAAATGCAAATTTTTTAGAGAGAAAGGAACTTTGGAGATATATTCAAAAATTTTCAAAAAATTTTAATGGCTCTATTTTGGATTTAGGCTGCGGAACAAAACCTTATATCGATCTATTTGAATGTAAGAGATATATAGGTCTTGAACTAATAGGGGGGGGGCAGAACAATGCCGATTTTTTTTATGATGGTAATACTTTCCCTTTTGAGGATAGTTCATTTGATGGTCTTGTTAGTTTTCAGGCTATATACCAGGCAGATAATATTGAGAATATTATGAAAGAAATTAACAGAGTACTAAGAATTAACGGTAAAATTTTAATTTCTGTACCGTTTATATGGTTTGATGGCGAAAAGCACTCCGAGAGAAAATTTTCTACTTATTACGCAGAAAAGCTTTTTATTGATTATGGATTTGAAATTATAAAACGAGAAAAAACAAATCCAAATTTAAGCTCACTATTTTTGCTAGCAAACGTATATTTTAATGATATGATTGGTAAAATTACTTTTAAGTTTCTAAGAAGAATTTTAAAATTGTTAGTTACTCCTTTCTTAAATTTAATTGGATTACTAAATTTAAAGTTTTGTCAAAAAACAACCAATCTTTATATTGATTCGGTAATTTATGCTATTAAGGTAAAAAATGTTTAA
- a CDS encoding glycosyltransferase family 10 domain-containing protein, with protein MKTIAFYCEYDKRVNDDYFLLQYPLTNEYVSLTNDLKRIGYEIHTLDIYKKQNIDPDICIFLDMPTFSINKIINKKKTKSIVMLREAEIINKINYDKKRHQEFDFILTWKNSLIDNKKYFFFPSTRYVFSERATVKDYLDRKLCVLINSNLSSNIEGELYSHRFKIIRWFEKKYINDFDLYGYGWDKYILKIRNKTIFSSKLLAPKRISYKGTVEDKIATISKYKFVICFENANNVEDYVSEKIFDCFLASTVPIYWGAPNIEKIIPKECFVDFRQFNSIDEMHAFISSIEDKRYLEYIDNINSYINSNMAKRYSLENWVNSIKKVIRLCNV; from the coding sequence ATGAAAACAATAGCATTTTATTGTGAATACGATAAACGAGTAAACGATGATTATTTCTTGCTTCAATATCCATTAACAAATGAATATGTTAGTTTGACTAATGACTTAAAAAGAATAGGGTATGAAATTCATACTCTAGATATATATAAAAAACAAAACATTGATCCGGACATTTGTATCTTTTTGGATATGCCGACTTTTAGTATAAACAAGATCATAAATAAGAAAAAAACAAAATCAATAGTAATGTTACGAGAAGCAGAAATTATAAATAAAATCAATTACGATAAAAAACGACACCAAGAATTTGATTTTATTCTAACATGGAAAAATAGTTTAATAGATAATAAAAAGTATTTTTTCTTCCCATCTACAAGGTATGTTTTTTCAGAAAGGGCAACAGTTAAAGACTATCTAGATAGAAAGCTATGTGTTTTGATTAATAGTAATCTATCATCAAATATAGAAGGGGAATTGTACTCACATAGATTTAAAATCATTAGATGGTTTGAAAAAAAATATATTAATGATTTTGATTTGTATGGCTATGGGTGGGATAAATATATACTAAAAATTAGAAATAAAACTATATTTAGCTCAAAACTATTGGCGCCTAAAAGGATCTCTTATAAAGGCACTGTTGAAGACAAGATAGCAACTATAAGTAAGTACAAGTTTGTGATTTGTTTTGAAAATGCAAATAATGTGGAAGATTATGTTAGTGAAAAGATATTTGATTGTTTTTTGGCCAGTACGGTTCCTATCTATTGGGGGGCACCAAATATTGAAAAAATTATCCCGAAAGAATGTTTTGTAGATTTTAGACAATTTAATTCTATTGATGAAATGCATGCATTTATATCTAGCATAGAAGATAAAAGGTATTTGGAGTATATAGATAATATTAATTCATATATAAATTCTAATATGGCTAAAAGATATAGCCTTGAAAATTGGGTTAATTCTATAAAAAAAGTTATAAGGTTATGTAATGTTTAA
- a CDS encoding FkbM family methyltransferase — protein MQSKIRRMAKIIMPRLYRKLSEMRKKQVINKLKDNYPNLKIFGPISQGNRKLFSQDNQDYIIYENFFKNKKDGFFCDIGGNHPLKINNTLYFEQLGWHGVAFEPLPYLADLWIRHRKAKLFSYALSDAEKEMVFTIVKNTTGWEDMLSFVKETRTIDYEYETEEILVKARTFREVMKEENITHIDYLSLDVEGHELNVLEGIDFNAVRINVLTIENNPPCSPIYGDESIRKIMLKNDFVLWGRIIGLDDIYVHKDYLKQSLGGELL, from the coding sequence ATGCAATCTAAAATTAGAAGAATGGCAAAAATAATAATGCCAAGACTATATAGAAAATTGAGTGAAATGCGAAAAAAACAGGTTATTAATAAGTTAAAAGATAACTACCCAAACTTAAAAATATTTGGTCCTATTTCTCAGGGCAATAGAAAATTATTCTCACAAGATAATCAAGATTATATCATATATGAAAATTTTTTTAAAAATAAAAAAGATGGTTTTTTTTGCGACATTGGCGGGAATCATCCGTTAAAGATAAATAATACTTTATATTTCGAGCAATTAGGCTGGCACGGTGTAGCCTTTGAACCTTTGCCGTATCTGGCTGATCTTTGGATTAGGCACAGGAAGGCAAAGCTTTTTTCTTATGCTCTTTCTGATGCTGAAAAGGAAATGGTTTTTACTATTGTAAAAAATACCACCGGATGGGAAGACATGCTTTCTTTTGTCAAAGAAACAAGAACTATAGATTATGAATATGAAACGGAAGAAATTTTAGTGAAGGCTAGGACCTTTAGAGAAGTTATGAAAGAGGAAAATATTACTCATATAGATTATTTATCATTAGATGTTGAAGGGCACGAATTAAATGTATTAGAAGGAATTGATTTTAATGCCGTTAGAATTAATGTATTAACTATAGAAAATAACCCTCCTTGCTCTCCGATTTATGGAGATGAGTCAATAAGAAAAATTATGTTAAAAAATGATTTTGTTTTATGGGGAAGAATAATCGGCTTGGATGATATCTATGTGCATAAAGATTACTTAAAGCAATCTCTTGGTGGAGAGTTGCTATAG
- a CDS encoding flippase: protein MIKKIKSLKSNNEFMKYFNNTSYLLFDKIFKMLISFFVVIYLTRYLGPERFGLLSYAQSFVSIFIAFASLGLSQIIVRDIVNDQNNVDKVLGTAFFMMFASSIISMGVIFILSFFIYKESQTRLLVNIVAITVIFQVFYILIESFFQARVLSKYIVFASNTGFLVSSFIKILLVYFSMPLMYFAYALVFDSLFLALSCLFIYNYKGGNILGWKIEKVLLKKYIKISIPMLMVSITAFIYTRTDQIMIKHMLGNDANGNYAAAIRVSELFYFIPSIIVASIYPKLVELKLQNQDSYLKLLEKLYRLVLWISIPIALIMTFCSSFIITILYGEKFASAPHILSVLSWCIIFASIDAVFVKILYVEKFESRYLYKSTFGVLINIVLNYILINTHGVVGAAMATLITLICVSYVFDLLDPKLREYYYLKLVCWTPLNNIKE, encoded by the coding sequence ATGATTAAAAAAATAAAATCATTAAAATCAAATAATGAGTTTATGAAATATTTTAATAATACATCATATTTACTTTTTGATAAGATTTTCAAAATGTTAATATCTTTTTTTGTAGTTATATATTTAACAAGATATTTGGGCCCAGAAAGGTTTGGTTTGCTTTCATATGCTCAGAGCTTTGTAAGTATATTTATTGCATTTGCCTCTTTAGGTCTAAGTCAAATTATAGTAAGAGATATTGTAAACGATCAAAATAATGTAGATAAGGTGCTTGGAACCGCATTTTTTATGATGTTTGCCTCGTCTATTATATCCATGGGAGTTATTTTTATATTAAGTTTTTTTATTTATAAAGAATCTCAAACTAGGTTATTAGTAAATATAGTGGCAATAACTGTTATTTTTCAAGTTTTTTATATTTTAATTGAAAGTTTTTTCCAAGCAAGAGTTTTATCAAAATATATAGTTTTTGCTAGTAATACAGGTTTTTTGGTTTCATCTTTTATAAAAATATTATTAGTTTATTTTAGTATGCCATTAATGTATTTTGCATATGCGCTTGTGTTCGATAGTCTTTTTTTAGCATTGAGTTGTTTGTTTATATATAATTACAAGGGCGGAAATATATTAGGTTGGAAAATTGAAAAAGTATTGTTAAAAAAATATATAAAAATTTCTATACCAATGCTTATGGTATCTATAACAGCATTTATATATACAAGAACTGATCAAATTATGATAAAACATATGCTTGGGAACGATGCAAATGGGAACTATGCAGCAGCAATAAGAGTTAGTGAACTGTTTTATTTTATTCCTAGTATTATCGTGGCTTCTATATATCCAAAATTAGTAGAATTAAAATTACAAAATCAAGACAGCTATTTAAAACTACTTGAAAAACTTTATAGATTGGTATTGTGGATATCTATTCCGATTGCCTTAATAATGACCTTTTGTAGTAGTTTTATTATTACAATATTATATGGTGAAAAGTTTGCTAGTGCCCCGCATATTTTATCTGTCCTTTCATGGTGTATTATCTTTGCATCGATTGATGCAGTTTTTGTAAAAATACTCTATGTTGAAAAATTTGAGTCAAGGTATTTATATAAAAGCACATTTGGTGTATTAATTAATATAGTACTTAACTATATTTTAATTAATACACATGGTGTTGTTGGTGCTGCTATGGCGACACTAATTACACTAATATGTGTAAGTTATGTTTTTGATTTGTTGGATCCGAAATTAAGAGAATATTATTATTTAAAACTAGTATGTTGGACACCACTAAATAATATTAAGGAATAA
- a CDS encoding 2-aminoethylphosphonate aminotransferase produces MINTAVILAAGFGSRLKERTKLKPKGLLEIEGISLVKRSIDNLLSCGIEKIYIGTGYLAEIYEKFSLNYPQIETVKSDKYEITSSMYTLYCMKEKLNDDFLLLESDLLYEKDALKFLLEDELDNIVLVSDKTNSNDEVYIEIDENYNLVSLSKKREELGSIYGELVGISKVSLKNYKIMCETFEKQDNLKIDYENIMAKISSKSSFFVKKINGLIWCEIDDKDHLRRAIEKILPKIKAKNMKIKRNILLNPGPATTTDTVKTAQVVPDICPREKEFGDIMEYVSSELTSIVANTNDYTTVLFGGSGTAAVEAILTSVVPYNKSILIINNGAYGTRMCQIASRYKIKYIEFKSSSIEPVDLKKVKEVIKQNNSSISHLAVIHNETTTGILNNLSDLGKLAKQYNIEFIVDAMSSYAAIPIDMQKQNISYLASSSNKNIQGMAGVSFVVAKKSSLDELKNITPRTFYLSLYEQYDNFKKNYQMRFTPPVQTIYALKQAIIEAKDEGIENRYKRYCKSWETLIKALKEMGLTYLVNDKYHSKIITSIHIPDGIDFNDMHNYFYERGFTIYPGKVAEFNTFRIANIGQIDSKDIEDFIVILKEYLNR; encoded by the coding sequence ATGATAAATACAGCAGTTATACTGGCAGCAGGTTTCGGAAGTAGATTAAAAGAAAGGACAAAATTAAAACCAAAAGGTCTTTTAGAAATAGAAGGCATTTCTCTTGTCAAAAGAAGTATAGATAATTTATTATCATGTGGAATTGAAAAAATATATATAGGTACTGGCTATTTGGCTGAAATATATGAAAAATTTTCACTTAATTATCCACAAATAGAAACAGTTAAAAGTGATAAGTACGAGATAACTAGTAGTATGTATACTCTTTATTGTATGAAAGAAAAGTTAAATGATGATTTTTTGCTCCTTGAATCTGATTTATTATATGAAAAAGATGCATTAAAATTTCTTCTTGAAGATGAATTGGACAATATTGTTTTGGTAAGTGATAAAACAAATTCGAATGATGAAGTATATATAGAGATCGATGAAAATTATAATCTTGTTTCTTTGTCAAAAAAAAGAGAAGAATTAGGATCTATATACGGAGAACTTGTTGGGATATCGAAAGTTTCACTAAAAAATTATAAGATTATGTGTGAGACCTTTGAAAAACAAGATAATCTAAAAATAGATTATGAAAATATCATGGCTAAAATTTCAAGTAAAAGTTCATTTTTTGTTAAAAAGATAAACGGTCTTATATGGTGTGAGATAGATGACAAAGACCATTTAAGAAGAGCAATTGAAAAAATACTACCTAAAATAAAGGCAAAAAATATGAAAATTAAAAGAAATATATTATTAAATCCAGGGCCAGCAACAACAACCGATACTGTCAAAACGGCTCAAGTTGTACCAGATATTTGCCCAAGAGAAAAAGAATTTGGTGATATCATGGAATATGTTTCGTCTGAGCTTACAAGCATTGTTGCTAATACTAATGACTATACCACGGTATTATTTGGTGGAAGTGGTACAGCAGCTGTAGAAGCTATATTAACTTCCGTTGTTCCATACAATAAGAGCATACTGATTATAAATAATGGTGCTTATGGAACAAGAATGTGTCAAATAGCATCAAGATATAAGATAAAATATATAGAATTTAAAAGTTCATCTATAGAGCCAGTGGACTTAAAAAAAGTAAAGGAAGTAATAAAGCAAAATAATAGCTCCATTTCTCATCTTGCTGTTATACACAACGAGACTACTACGGGTATTTTAAATAACCTTAGTGATTTAGGAAAATTGGCAAAACAATATAATATAGAGTTTATAGTAGATGCTATGAGTTCTTATGCTGCTATCCCAATCGATATGCAAAAACAAAATATTTCATATTTGGCCTCTAGTAGTAACAAAAATATTCAAGGTATGGCCGGTGTCAGTTTTGTAGTTGCTAAAAAATCTTCTTTGGATGAGTTAAAAAACATAACACCAAGAACTTTTTATTTAAGTCTTTATGAACAGTATGATAATTTTAAAAAAAATTATCAAATGAGATTTACTCCACCAGTACAAACCATATACGCCCTTAAACAAGCTATTATTGAAGCTAAAGATGAGGGTATAGAAAATAGATACAAGAGGTATTGTAAATCTTGGGAAACTTTAATAAAAGCCCTAAAAGAGATGGGGTTAACTTATTTAGTAAATGACAAATATCACTCTAAAATTATCACTTCTATTCATATACCTGATGGTATAGATTTCAATGATATGCATAATTATTTTTATGAGAGAGGCTTTACTATTTACCCTGGAAAGGTGGCAGAATTTAATACTTTTAGGATTGCAAATATAGGGCAGATAGATAGTAAAGATATTGAAGATTTTATTGTAATTTTAAAAGAGTATTTAAACAGATGA
- a CDS encoding thiamine pyrophosphate-dependent enzyme, with protein MALDTRDFISRLIANGYTHLCVVPCSFIKYVINEAINNPNIEYVPCASEAVACSIASGLKMADKKPIVLVQSSGITNMGSCITSLLKPYNITFPILSSWRTYSDGDSEIQHEHLATGLPSLISTYGYNSQILNNNNIDDAIRQIEICNNTPTIGIIEKNSFTKVELEDKNKLDLSIYIPRSKFLEALNRIFKDNDVLIIGTTGNTSREMYTFMKNTNNFYMVGNMGGALSIGLGAAKAGKNVIVCGGDAEFVMHMGGLTTAGRYKNDINLTYVLFDNESNKSTGGQSTYQKHLDYISIAKACGLYVVDNIVYGVEEFEQKVRNVKGLKFIHVKCGLDNEVPRPPLEVIKVNKFN; from the coding sequence ATGGCACTTGATACAAGAGATTTTATTAGTAGATTAATAGCGAACGGATATACACATCTTTGCGTTGTTCCATGTAGTTTTATAAAATATGTTATAAATGAGGCAATAAATAATCCGAATATTGAGTATGTCCCATGTGCCAGTGAGGCAGTTGCTTGCAGTATAGCATCTGGTTTAAAAATGGCAGATAAAAAGCCAATTGTATTAGTCCAGTCCAGTGGTATTACAAACATGGGTAGTTGCATTACCAGCCTATTAAAACCATATAATATTACTTTTCCGATTTTATCTAGTTGGAGAACGTATAGTGATGGAGATAGTGAAATACAACATGAGCATCTAGCAACAGGATTGCCGTCTCTTATATCTACATATGGATATAACAGCCAGATATTAAATAATAATAATATTGATGATGCCATAAGACAAATTGAAATCTGCAATAATACACCAACTATTGGGATTATAGAAAAAAATAGTTTTACTAAAGTTGAGCTTGAGGATAAAAATAAATTGGATTTGTCTATTTATATTCCTAGAAGCAAGTTTTTAGAGGCTTTGAACAGAATTTTTAAAGATAATGATGTGCTAATTATTGGAACCACTGGAAACACATCAAGAGAAATGTATACATTTATGAAAAATACAAATAATTTTTATATGGTTGGAAATATGGGTGGAGCTTTAAGTATTGGACTTGGAGCTGCTAAGGCAGGTAAAAATGTTATAGTATGTGGTGGTGATGCAGAATTTGTCATGCATATGGGAGGACTTACTACTGCTGGAAGATATAAAAATGACATAAATTTAACTTACGTTTTATTTGATAATGAGTCAAATAAATCTACCGGTGGACAGAGTACATATCAAAAGCATTTAGATTATATAAGCATCGCAAAAGCGTGTGGACTATATGTAGTTGATAACATAGTTTATGGTGTTGAAGAATTTGAACAAAAAGTAAGAAATGTTAAAGGATTAAAATTTATCCATGTGAAGTGTGGTCTAGACAATGAAGTGCCAAGACCGCCACTAGAAGTTATAAAAGTTAATAAATTTAATTAA